A genome region from Marasmius oreades isolate 03SP1 chromosome 5, whole genome shotgun sequence includes the following:
- a CDS encoding uncharacterized protein (antiSMASH:Cluster_5.4): MDSGDVLPSVRPLKRSASTASLPTPPRTQRRRRRNMRSKKDVSTDEDCDTGGEGQDGRVIFGSDEEDEGDNARIHKQGSVSHVSEDDEQDAFWAESVSKPKVSKNSSSWSLSEPEVGTALGDDNSDLETSFLSRRRVKQSMTTSSAPVSPPPSHRRPRAAKVANIKTGRAGAFAVLHAVAETEEEESPSSRPDAELKSSTNASPLPLTSSPPTTPKTPKSQIRSGISPMMFLRDSPDNPFLSSPESPSGSSSAAERPAGNGGVYEEKPTVEMVFRGVRKSYPNPYYNHKLGRPNSPKLNSLLPPEHPDFSPDSRIVPRVLWPRKAKVKNARTDEIEEPTTPTKVKGRNVASLLKTPPMTVKRTAGKVAHANSPSLIDSDDENQKLDPEAVFPVRPIRLFTRKSS; this comes from the exons ATGGATTCTGGCGATGTGTTACCCTCTGTTCGGCCCTTGAAGCGTTCGGCTTCGACAGCATCGTTACCTACACCACCTAGGACTCAAAGGAGGCGACGAAGGAATATGCGATCGAAGAAGGATGTTTCGACGGATGAGGATTGTGATACAGGAGGCGAGGGACAAGATGGTCGGGTTATTTTTGGTTcggatgaggaagatgagggcGACAATGCACGTATTCACAAGCAAGGAAGTGTCAGTCACGTCAGTGAAGACGATGAGCAAGATGCATTCTGGGCAGAATCAGTTTCAAAACCAAAAGTGTCCAAGAACTCATCGTCGTGGTCACTCTCAGAGCCTGAAGTAGGCACTGCTCTGGGTGACGATAATTCAGATTTGGAGacgtcttttctttctcgacGACGGGTGAAGCAGTCTATGACTACAAGTTCTGCCCCGGTCTCACCACCGCCTTCTCATCGCAGGCCACGGGCAGCCAAGGTAGCTAACATCAAAACTGGTAGGGCAGGTGCATTTGCTGTTCTCCATGCTGTCGcagaaacagaagaagaggagtcACCTTCTTCTCGGCCTGATGCAGAACTGAAGAGCTCTACCAATGCTAGTCCCCTTCCACTAACATCCTCACCTCCTACGACACCCAAGACACCAAAGTCACAAATCCGCTCTGGCATCTCACCGATGATGTTCCTACGGGACTCTCCCGATAACCCTTTCTTGTCATCTCCAGAATCACCGAGTGGTAGCTCCAGCGCAGCCGAGAGGCCAGCTGGAAACGGTGGTGTCTACGAGGAAAAACCGACGGTCGAGATGGTTTT CCGTGGAGTCCGAAAGTCGTATCCTAATCCCTATTACAACCACAAGCTGGGAAGACCCAATTCTCCAAAGCTCAATTCTCTGCTACCACCTGAACATCCCGATTTCTCCCCTGATTCACGTATCGTACCGAGGGTACTTTGGCCGAGGAAAGCCAAGGTGAAGAACGCGCGCACAGACGAAATTGAGGAACCCACGACACCAACCAAGGTTAAAGGGAGGAACGTGGCTTCACTTCTGAAGACGCCGCCTATGACGGTAAAGCGGACTGCTGGAAAGGTTGCTCATGCCAACAGTCCGAGTTTGATCGATAGCGATGATGAAAACCAGAAGCTCGACCCGGAAGCTGTGTTTCCAGTGCGGCCGATCAGGCTCTTCACAAGGAAATCCTCCTGA